GGCTCGAGCGCATGGCGGCGCTCTCGGCGGAAGAGCGCCTGGAGGCCTTCTCGCGCAAACCGGGGCGCTGAGCACGGGGCTGCAGATGGCGGGCGTAGACTGGACGCATCCCCCACGTACCCACTCGCCACGACCCACAAGGATGTGACATGGCTTCTGCCGCGCCTTCCCATACCCGTACAGAGACCGATTCGCTCGGGAGCATGGAGATCCCCGCAGACGCGTATTGGGGGATCCACACCGCTCGTGCCGATGCGAACTTCCCCATCACGAAGCGTCCGATCTCGGTGTACCCCGATCTGGTCATCGCCCTCGCGATGGTCAAGCAGGCCAGCGCCAGGGCGAACAAGGAGATCGGGGTCCTCGACGGCGAACGCGCCGACCTCATCGACCGCGCCGCACAGCGTGTCATCGACGGCGAGTTCCACGACCAGTTCACCGTCGGGGTCATCCAGGGCGGTGCGGGCACGTCGACCAACATGAACGCGAACGAGGTCATCACCAACATCGCGCTCGAGATGGCGGGACGAGAGAAGGGGGACTACGCGTTCCTGTCCCCGATCGACCACACCAACCGCAGCCAGTCCACGAACGACGTGTATCCGACCGCGGTGAAGATCGGACTGTCGCTCACGCTCCGCTCGATGCTCGACGAACTCGACCTCCTGCGCCAGTCCTTCCTCACCAAGGCCAAGGAGTTCCACGACGTCCTCAAGGTCGGCAGAACGCAGTTGCAGGACGCGGTTCCGATGACGCTGGGCCAGGAGTTCCACGGCTTCGCGACGACGCTGGGCTACGACCACCAGCGGCTGAGCGAGAACGCCGCGCTCATGTTCGAGGTGAACATGGGCGCGACGGCGATCGGCACCGGCATCACGACCCACCCGGACTACGCGCCTGCGGTGCTGAAGCACCTGCGTGAGATCACGGGCCTGGATCTCGTCACCGCGAGCGACCTCGTCGAGGCCACCAGCGACACCGGCTCGTTCATGTCGTTCTCCTCGTCGCTGAAGCGCAACGCGATCAAGCTGTCGAAGATCTGCAACGACCTGCGGCTGCTGTCGTCCGGACCGCAGGCCGGGCTCGGCGAGATCAACCTCCCCGCCATGCAGGCCGGCTCGAGCATCATGCCTGGCAAGGTCAACCCGGTGATCCCCGAGGTGGTCAACCAGGTGGCGTTCTCGGTCGTCGGGGCAGACGCCACTGTGACGATGGCCGTCGAAGCGGGGCAGCTCCAGCTCAATGCCTTCGAACCGGTGATCGCCCACTCCATCTTCCAGTCGATCACGTGGATGCGTCAGGCGATGTGGACGCTCCGGGTGAACTGCATCGACGGGATCACGGCGAACCGCGACCGGCTGGGTGCGATGGTCGGCGCCTCGGTCGGCGTCATCACGGCACTCACGCCGTTCATCGGCTATGCGGCGGCCGCGGCGCTCGCGAAGACCGCCCTGCTCACGAACCGCAACGTGGCCGACCTGGTCGTGGAGGCGGGGCTGATGTCGCGCGAAGAGGTGACCAAGCAGCTCTCGCCGGCGCGGCTGTCGGGCCTGGAGGCCGTCACGGCCGCCATCCCGGTCGTCTCTCCCGAGGATCTCGTGGAGATCTGAACCGACGCCACTGCACAGACGCGGCCCCGACGAGTCTCTCGCCGGGGCCGTCGTCGTTCAAGGGCTTGCCACACCTCCATTTATGCGCTTAAACTAGACCGCGATGC
This Microbacterium sp. XT11 DNA region includes the following protein-coding sequences:
- a CDS encoding aspartate ammonia-lyase, which produces MASAAPSHTRTETDSLGSMEIPADAYWGIHTARADANFPITKRPISVYPDLVIALAMVKQASARANKEIGVLDGERADLIDRAAQRVIDGEFHDQFTVGVIQGGAGTSTNMNANEVITNIALEMAGREKGDYAFLSPIDHTNRSQSTNDVYPTAVKIGLSLTLRSMLDELDLLRQSFLTKAKEFHDVLKVGRTQLQDAVPMTLGQEFHGFATTLGYDHQRLSENAALMFEVNMGATAIGTGITTHPDYAPAVLKHLREITGLDLVTASDLVEATSDTGSFMSFSSSLKRNAIKLSKICNDLRLLSSGPQAGLGEINLPAMQAGSSIMPGKVNPVIPEVVNQVAFSVVGADATVTMAVEAGQLQLNAFEPVIAHSIFQSITWMRQAMWTLRVNCIDGITANRDRLGAMVGASVGVITALTPFIGYAAAAALAKTALLTNRNVADLVVEAGLMSREEVTKQLSPARLSGLEAVTAAIPVVSPEDLVEI